Proteins encoded in a region of the Zea mays cultivar B73 chromosome 2, Zm-B73-REFERENCE-NAM-5.0, whole genome shotgun sequence genome:
- the LOC103647640 gene encoding DNA mismatch repair protein MLH3 isoform X1 — protein MQTIKRLPKSVHSSLRSGVILSDLPRVIEELIYNSIDANASKIDIAVNIRACYVKVEDDGCGITRDELVLLGEKYTTSKFHVMVDEELSFRSFGLNGEALASLSDISVVEVRTKARGRPNSYCKIIKGSKCLHLGIDDKREVVGTTVVVRELFYNQPVRRKQMQSSEKRELHHVKKCVLQIALIHPQISLRLLDNDSEDELLYTEISSSPLPLISKTFGDDISRCLHEITASDQVWTLSGHISGPADVFCTKDAQYLYINSRFVNRNPIHNMLNNLASSFRSPITRGYAEIDVQSRKRQKADIYPAFILNFYCPRSTYDLHFEPTKTIVEFKDWRTVLLFFEQSVTNYWKKHQLQSPKVKLNKGLLKDHNVQNEKEYAHFESTQQTNAVKDTNSDMSSTRATRNSHCFSFVMEPSIQNVCFSGRITNSCRPDDNVASIDYKLGYKQMHYPENGSYKWLDDGPSHLNDDISSVNPTCWKRQRTEGIFHEYAYSGNLVMLEDVPTEGYFAHEQETELIGPEVEIPESCFRALNKPNGMTPDFVQNKTNLKAQTSGWDGLYDKFEKLNGDCLLDNGFYHDGGSTSKGTCRVLRKSSTSKKLGTAAGCVEGLEADAINQMNFPDIHALWNSDLIDRSSFKDTLNHFSHPSLLADTPCSHPRTLHTLNRTSDKCFRSWNYENIDSNVRFSNDSSIIFEGTKNFDNFNNEIQSLNYFNDKCGSTDQLGFEEDLTTWKSKFDMRLSVNISPETAGDNGCHLNVPSLNIANDNLFTQDLLNQHNSGLNQRLRTSKCSRFRSHSAPPFYRGKLKFSRLNVPLSKPSTDSDKDICVNNPEDNAPGPVDIPCISSTQPIPETDSSEFPDLNFSSVKMSEVACSDEIEDSTAQITKWQDDPVQHTALNLPHGPFGCYDDILSISSGALHLSCSSLIPECVDKNCFEEARVLLQLDKKFIPVISGETILLVDQHAADERIRLEELRSKVLSEGHGVSYLDSEEELSLPETGFQLFQKYAEQIQKWGWIISGGSNSSESFKKNMNILKRQVRLVTLVAVPCIFGVKLTGKDLMEFIWQLDETDGSSDMPPAVLRILNFKACRGAIMFGDPLLPSECCLIIEELKATSLCFQCAHGRPTTVPILNIASLHDELARLQMLSGRKAETWHGLGHHEPSLERAHMRLERLRKLRRGL, from the exons ATGCAGACCATAAAGCGCTTGCCAAAGAGTGTCCATAGTTCCTTGCGCTCAGGTGTTATTCTGTCTGACCTGCCAAGGGTTATTGAGGAGTTGATATATAATAGCATTGATGCAAATGCGAGTAAG ATTGACATTGCAGTAAACATCAGAGCTTGTTATGTAAAAGTGGAAGATGATG GTTGTGGTATTACACGAGATGAACTGGTTCTCTTGGGAGAAAAATATA CAACATCCAAATTTCATGTGATGGTCGACGAGGAGCTCAGTTTTAGAAGTTTTGGACTAAATGGTGAAGCACTCGCATCACTTTCCGATATCTCTGTGGTTGAAGTCAGGACGAAAGCTCGTGGGAGACCAAATTCATATTGCAAGATAATAAAG GGATCTAAATGCTTACATCTGGGGATAGATGACAAGAGGGAAGTTGTCGGCACCACTG TCGTTGTTCGGGAGCTTTTTTACAATCAACCAGTACGGAGGAAACAAATGCAATCTAG TGAGAAAAGAGAACTACATCATGTGAAGAAGTGTGTCCTTCAAATTGCGCTTATTCATCCACAGATTTCACTCAGACTGCTTGATAATGACAG CGAAGATGAGCTGCTATACACAgaaatttcttcatcccctttgcCTCTTATATCAAAAACTTTTGGGGATGATATCTCCAGATGTCTCCATGAGATAACTGCCTCTGACCAGGTCTGGACTCTTTCAGGTCACATATCTGGGCCTGCAGATGTGTTTTGTACGAAG GATGCCCAATACTTGT ATATCAACTCAAGATTTGTGAATAGGAACCCAATTCATAATATGCTTAATAATCTGGCATCTAGTTTTCGATCTCCCATTACAAGGGGGTATGCAGAAATTGATGTTCAGAGCAGGAAGAGGCAGAAGGCTGATATCTACCCTGCTTTTATACTAAACTTTTACTGCCCTAGATCCACCTACGATCTACATTTTGAGCCTACAAAAACCATTGTGGAATTCAAG GATTGGCGAACTGTCTTGCTTTTCTTTGAGCAATCTGTCACAAACTACTGGAAGAAGCATCAACTGCAATCACCAAAAG TGAAATTGAATAAGGGCCTCCTGAAGGATCATAATGTGCAGAACGAAAAAGAGTATGCTCACTTCGAAAGCACTCAGCAGACGAATGCAGTCAAAGACACCAACAGTGATATGAGTtccacaagagcaacaagaaattcACACTGCTTTTCTTTTGTTATGGAGCCATCCATTCAGAATGTCTGTTTCTCTGGAAGGATCACTAATTCATGCCGCCCGGATGACAATGTTGCCAGTATTGATTACAAGTTAGGGTATAAGCAAATGCATTATCCTGAAAATGGCAGTTATAAGTGGTTAGACGATGGCCCTTCCCATTTAAATGATGATATCTCAAGTGTTAACCCAACTTGTTGGAAAAGGCAAAGGACTGAAGGTATATTCCATGAGTATGCATATTCTGGTAATCTTGTAATGCTGGAAGATGTGCCAACTGAAGGTTATTTTGCTCACGAACAAGAGACTGAGCTGATTGGTCCAGAAGTTGAAATACCAGAATCTTGCTTCAGGGCTCTCAATAAGCCAAATGGAATGACGCCCGATTTTGTGCAAAATAAAACCAACTTGAAGGCACAAACCTCAGGCTGGGATGGATTATATGACAAGTTTGAAAAGTTAAATGGGGATTGCTTACTCGATAATGGATTTTATCATGATGGTGGTAGCACTTCCAAGGGCACCTGTCGAGTTTTGAGAAAGTCCAGCACCAGTAAGAAGTTGGGGACTGCAGCTGGATGTGTTGAAGGGCTAGAGGCTGATGCTATTAACCAGATGAATTTCCCTGATATTCATGCTCTATGGAACAGTGACTTGATAGATAGGTCGTCCTTCAAGGatactttaaatcatttttctcaCCCATCCTTGTTGGCTGATACACCTTGCAGTCATCCAAGGACCTTGCACACCCTTAACAGGACATCAGATAAATGCTTTCGTTCTTGGAACTATGAAAACATTGACAGCAATGTTAGATTTAGCAATGATTCATCTATTATATTTGAAGGAACTAAAAATTTTGATAACTTTAACAATGAAATACAGTCGCTTAATTACTTCAATGATAAGTGTGGTTCAACCGACCAGCTTGGTTTTGAAGAAGACCTGACAACTTGGAAATCAAAATTTGACATGAGGTTGTCAGTCAATATTTCTCCTGAGACAGCAGGTGATAATGGTTGTCATTTGAATGTTCCTTCTTTGAATATTGCAAATGACAACCTGTTTACTCAAGATCTGTTGAATCAACACAACTCTGGACTAAATCAGAGACTCAGGACTTCGAAGTGTAGTAGATTTAGAAGTCATTCTGCTCCACCATTTTATAGAGGGAAACTGAAATTCTCTAGATTAAATGTGCCACTGAGCAAACCAAGCACAGATAGCGATAAAGATATCTGCGTCAATAACCCGGAAG ACAATGCACCTGGACCTGTGGATATCCCATGTATTAGTTCAACCCAGCCTATTCCTGAGACTGATAGCAGTGAATTTCCAGACCTAAATTTTAG TTCTGTGAAAATGTCTGAAGTTGCATGTTCTGATGAGATCGAGGACTCCACTGCTCAAATAACTAAATGGCAAGATGACCCTGTCCAGCATACA GCTTTGAACTTGCCACATGGTCCTTTTGGATGCTATGATGATATACTTAGCATTTCTTCTGGGGCCTTACATCTCTCTTGTAGCTCGCTAATTCCTGAATGTGTTGACAAGAACTGCTTTGAGGAGGCAAGGGTTTTGTTGCAGCTGGACAAGAAATTTATTCCCGTCATATCTGGGGAAACTATCCTCCTTGTCGATCAG CATGCAGCTGATGAAAGGATACGTTTAGAGGAGCTCCGTAGCAAG GTTTTATCAGAAGGACATGGAGTTAGTTACTTGGACTCTGAGGAGGAATTG TCTCTCCCTGAGACTGGGTTTCAACTGTTCCAGAAGTATGCTGAGCAGATTCAGAAATGGGGCTGGATCATCAGCGGCGGGAGCAATTCATCTGAATCATTCAAAAA GAACATGAACATTCTGAAGAGACAAGTCCGTCTTGTCACTCTTGTTGCT GTTCCATGTATTTTCGGTGTCAAATTGACTGGGAAAGATCTCATGGAGTTTATTTGGCAG CTTGACGAGACTGATGGATCGTCAGATATGCCCCCAGCAGTTCTCCGTATTCTGAACTTCAAAGCATGCAGAG GAGCGATCATGTTTGGCGACCCCTTGCTACCATCTGAGTGCTGTCTGATTATTGAAGAACTGAAAGCAACATCTCTATGCTTCCAG TGTGCTCATGGTCGCCCAACCACTGTCCCCATCTTGAACATCGCATCCCTCCACGATGAGCTGGCGAGGCTCCAAATGCTGAGTGGAAGGAAGGCAGAGACCTGGCACGGCTTGGGGCACCATGAGCCCAGCCTTGAGCGTGCTCACATGCGCCTCGAACGACTGAGAAAGCTACGCCGAGGCCTGTAG
- the LOC103647640 gene encoding DNA mismatch repair protein MLH3 isoform X3 → MQTIKRLPKSVHSSLRSGVILSDLPRVIEELIYNSIDANASKIDIAVNIRACYVKVEDDGCGITRDELVLLGEKYTTSKFHVMVDEELSFRSFGLNGEALASLSDISVVEVRTKARGRPNSYCKIIKGSKCLHLGIDDKREVVGTTVVVRELFYNQPVRRKQMQSSEKRELHHVKKCVLQIALIHPQISLRLLDNDSEDELLYTEISSSPLPLISKTFGDDISRCLHEITASDQVWTLSGHISGPADVFCTKDWRTVLLFFEQSVTNYWKKHQLQSPKVKLNKGLLKDHNVQNEKEYAHFESTQQTNAVKDTNSDMSSTRATRNSHCFSFVMEPSIQNVCFSGRITNSCRPDDNVASIDYKLGYKQMHYPENGSYKWLDDGPSHLNDDISSVNPTCWKRQRTEGIFHEYAYSGNLVMLEDVPTEGYFAHEQETELIGPEVEIPESCFRALNKPNGMTPDFVQNKTNLKAQTSGWDGLYDKFEKLNGDCLLDNGFYHDGGSTSKGTCRVLRKSSTSKKLGTAAGCVEGLEADAINQMNFPDIHALWNSDLIDRSSFKDTLNHFSHPSLLADTPCSHPRTLHTLNRTSDKCFRSWNYENIDSNVRFSNDSSIIFEGTKNFDNFNNEIQSLNYFNDKCGSTDQLGFEEDLTTWKSKFDMRLSVNISPETAGDNGCHLNVPSLNIANDNLFTQDLLNQHNSGLNQRLRTSKCSRFRSHSAPPFYRGKLKFSRLNVPLSKPSTDSDKDICVNNPEDNAPGPVDIPCISSTQPIPETDSSEFPDLNFSSVKMSEVACSDEIEDSTAQITKWQDDPVQHTALNLPHGPFGCYDDILSISSGALHLSCSSLIPECVDKNCFEEARVLLQLDKKFIPVISGETILLVDQHAADERIRLEELRSKVLSEGHGVSYLDSEEELSLPETGFQLFQKYAEQIQKWGWIISGGSNSSESFKKNMNILKRQVRLVTLVAVPCIFGVKLTGKDLMEFIWQLDETDGSSDMPPAVLRILNFKACRGAIMFGDPLLPSECCLIIEELKATSLCFQCAHGRPTTVPILNIASLHDELARLQMLSGRKAETWHGLGHHEPSLERAHMRLERLRKLRRGL, encoded by the exons ATGCAGACCATAAAGCGCTTGCCAAAGAGTGTCCATAGTTCCTTGCGCTCAGGTGTTATTCTGTCTGACCTGCCAAGGGTTATTGAGGAGTTGATATATAATAGCATTGATGCAAATGCGAGTAAG ATTGACATTGCAGTAAACATCAGAGCTTGTTATGTAAAAGTGGAAGATGATG GTTGTGGTATTACACGAGATGAACTGGTTCTCTTGGGAGAAAAATATA CAACATCCAAATTTCATGTGATGGTCGACGAGGAGCTCAGTTTTAGAAGTTTTGGACTAAATGGTGAAGCACTCGCATCACTTTCCGATATCTCTGTGGTTGAAGTCAGGACGAAAGCTCGTGGGAGACCAAATTCATATTGCAAGATAATAAAG GGATCTAAATGCTTACATCTGGGGATAGATGACAAGAGGGAAGTTGTCGGCACCACTG TCGTTGTTCGGGAGCTTTTTTACAATCAACCAGTACGGAGGAAACAAATGCAATCTAG TGAGAAAAGAGAACTACATCATGTGAAGAAGTGTGTCCTTCAAATTGCGCTTATTCATCCACAGATTTCACTCAGACTGCTTGATAATGACAG CGAAGATGAGCTGCTATACACAgaaatttcttcatcccctttgcCTCTTATATCAAAAACTTTTGGGGATGATATCTCCAGATGTCTCCATGAGATAACTGCCTCTGACCAGGTCTGGACTCTTTCAGGTCACATATCTGGGCCTGCAGATGTGTTTTGTACGAAG GATTGGCGAACTGTCTTGCTTTTCTTTGAGCAATCTGTCACAAACTACTGGAAGAAGCATCAACTGCAATCACCAAAAG TGAAATTGAATAAGGGCCTCCTGAAGGATCATAATGTGCAGAACGAAAAAGAGTATGCTCACTTCGAAAGCACTCAGCAGACGAATGCAGTCAAAGACACCAACAGTGATATGAGTtccacaagagcaacaagaaattcACACTGCTTTTCTTTTGTTATGGAGCCATCCATTCAGAATGTCTGTTTCTCTGGAAGGATCACTAATTCATGCCGCCCGGATGACAATGTTGCCAGTATTGATTACAAGTTAGGGTATAAGCAAATGCATTATCCTGAAAATGGCAGTTATAAGTGGTTAGACGATGGCCCTTCCCATTTAAATGATGATATCTCAAGTGTTAACCCAACTTGTTGGAAAAGGCAAAGGACTGAAGGTATATTCCATGAGTATGCATATTCTGGTAATCTTGTAATGCTGGAAGATGTGCCAACTGAAGGTTATTTTGCTCACGAACAAGAGACTGAGCTGATTGGTCCAGAAGTTGAAATACCAGAATCTTGCTTCAGGGCTCTCAATAAGCCAAATGGAATGACGCCCGATTTTGTGCAAAATAAAACCAACTTGAAGGCACAAACCTCAGGCTGGGATGGATTATATGACAAGTTTGAAAAGTTAAATGGGGATTGCTTACTCGATAATGGATTTTATCATGATGGTGGTAGCACTTCCAAGGGCACCTGTCGAGTTTTGAGAAAGTCCAGCACCAGTAAGAAGTTGGGGACTGCAGCTGGATGTGTTGAAGGGCTAGAGGCTGATGCTATTAACCAGATGAATTTCCCTGATATTCATGCTCTATGGAACAGTGACTTGATAGATAGGTCGTCCTTCAAGGatactttaaatcatttttctcaCCCATCCTTGTTGGCTGATACACCTTGCAGTCATCCAAGGACCTTGCACACCCTTAACAGGACATCAGATAAATGCTTTCGTTCTTGGAACTATGAAAACATTGACAGCAATGTTAGATTTAGCAATGATTCATCTATTATATTTGAAGGAACTAAAAATTTTGATAACTTTAACAATGAAATACAGTCGCTTAATTACTTCAATGATAAGTGTGGTTCAACCGACCAGCTTGGTTTTGAAGAAGACCTGACAACTTGGAAATCAAAATTTGACATGAGGTTGTCAGTCAATATTTCTCCTGAGACAGCAGGTGATAATGGTTGTCATTTGAATGTTCCTTCTTTGAATATTGCAAATGACAACCTGTTTACTCAAGATCTGTTGAATCAACACAACTCTGGACTAAATCAGAGACTCAGGACTTCGAAGTGTAGTAGATTTAGAAGTCATTCTGCTCCACCATTTTATAGAGGGAAACTGAAATTCTCTAGATTAAATGTGCCACTGAGCAAACCAAGCACAGATAGCGATAAAGATATCTGCGTCAATAACCCGGAAG ACAATGCACCTGGACCTGTGGATATCCCATGTATTAGTTCAACCCAGCCTATTCCTGAGACTGATAGCAGTGAATTTCCAGACCTAAATTTTAG TTCTGTGAAAATGTCTGAAGTTGCATGTTCTGATGAGATCGAGGACTCCACTGCTCAAATAACTAAATGGCAAGATGACCCTGTCCAGCATACA GCTTTGAACTTGCCACATGGTCCTTTTGGATGCTATGATGATATACTTAGCATTTCTTCTGGGGCCTTACATCTCTCTTGTAGCTCGCTAATTCCTGAATGTGTTGACAAGAACTGCTTTGAGGAGGCAAGGGTTTTGTTGCAGCTGGACAAGAAATTTATTCCCGTCATATCTGGGGAAACTATCCTCCTTGTCGATCAG CATGCAGCTGATGAAAGGATACGTTTAGAGGAGCTCCGTAGCAAG GTTTTATCAGAAGGACATGGAGTTAGTTACTTGGACTCTGAGGAGGAATTG TCTCTCCCTGAGACTGGGTTTCAACTGTTCCAGAAGTATGCTGAGCAGATTCAGAAATGGGGCTGGATCATCAGCGGCGGGAGCAATTCATCTGAATCATTCAAAAA GAACATGAACATTCTGAAGAGACAAGTCCGTCTTGTCACTCTTGTTGCT GTTCCATGTATTTTCGGTGTCAAATTGACTGGGAAAGATCTCATGGAGTTTATTTGGCAG CTTGACGAGACTGATGGATCGTCAGATATGCCCCCAGCAGTTCTCCGTATTCTGAACTTCAAAGCATGCAGAG GAGCGATCATGTTTGGCGACCCCTTGCTACCATCTGAGTGCTGTCTGATTATTGAAGAACTGAAAGCAACATCTCTATGCTTCCAG TGTGCTCATGGTCGCCCAACCACTGTCCCCATCTTGAACATCGCATCCCTCCACGATGAGCTGGCGAGGCTCCAAATGCTGAGTGGAAGGAAGGCAGAGACCTGGCACGGCTTGGGGCACCATGAGCCCAGCCTTGAGCGTGCTCACATGCGCCTCGAACGACTGAGAAAGCTACGCCGAGGCCTGTAG
- the LOC103647640 gene encoding DNA mismatch repair protein MLH3 isoform X2: protein MQMRIDIAVNIRACYVKVEDDGCGITRDELVLLGEKYTTSKFHVMVDEELSFRSFGLNGEALASLSDISVVEVRTKARGRPNSYCKIIKGSKCLHLGIDDKREVVGTTVVVRELFYNQPVRRKQMQSSEKRELHHVKKCVLQIALIHPQISLRLLDNDSEDELLYTEISSSPLPLISKTFGDDISRCLHEITASDQVWTLSGHISGPADVFCTKDAQYLYINSRFVNRNPIHNMLNNLASSFRSPITRGYAEIDVQSRKRQKADIYPAFILNFYCPRSTYDLHFEPTKTIVEFKDWRTVLLFFEQSVTNYWKKHQLQSPKVKLNKGLLKDHNVQNEKEYAHFESTQQTNAVKDTNSDMSSTRATRNSHCFSFVMEPSIQNVCFSGRITNSCRPDDNVASIDYKLGYKQMHYPENGSYKWLDDGPSHLNDDISSVNPTCWKRQRTEGIFHEYAYSGNLVMLEDVPTEGYFAHEQETELIGPEVEIPESCFRALNKPNGMTPDFVQNKTNLKAQTSGWDGLYDKFEKLNGDCLLDNGFYHDGGSTSKGTCRVLRKSSTSKKLGTAAGCVEGLEADAINQMNFPDIHALWNSDLIDRSSFKDTLNHFSHPSLLADTPCSHPRTLHTLNRTSDKCFRSWNYENIDSNVRFSNDSSIIFEGTKNFDNFNNEIQSLNYFNDKCGSTDQLGFEEDLTTWKSKFDMRLSVNISPETAGDNGCHLNVPSLNIANDNLFTQDLLNQHNSGLNQRLRTSKCSRFRSHSAPPFYRGKLKFSRLNVPLSKPSTDSDKDICVNNPEDNAPGPVDIPCISSTQPIPETDSSEFPDLNFSSVKMSEVACSDEIEDSTAQITKWQDDPVQHTALNLPHGPFGCYDDILSISSGALHLSCSSLIPECVDKNCFEEARVLLQLDKKFIPVISGETILLVDQHAADERIRLEELRSKVLSEGHGVSYLDSEEELSLPETGFQLFQKYAEQIQKWGWIISGGSNSSESFKKNMNILKRQVRLVTLVAVPCIFGVKLTGKDLMEFIWQLDETDGSSDMPPAVLRILNFKACRGAIMFGDPLLPSECCLIIEELKATSLCFQCAHGRPTTVPILNIASLHDELARLQMLSGRKAETWHGLGHHEPSLERAHMRLERLRKLRRGL from the exons ATGCAAATGCGA ATTGACATTGCAGTAAACATCAGAGCTTGTTATGTAAAAGTGGAAGATGATG GTTGTGGTATTACACGAGATGAACTGGTTCTCTTGGGAGAAAAATATA CAACATCCAAATTTCATGTGATGGTCGACGAGGAGCTCAGTTTTAGAAGTTTTGGACTAAATGGTGAAGCACTCGCATCACTTTCCGATATCTCTGTGGTTGAAGTCAGGACGAAAGCTCGTGGGAGACCAAATTCATATTGCAAGATAATAAAG GGATCTAAATGCTTACATCTGGGGATAGATGACAAGAGGGAAGTTGTCGGCACCACTG TCGTTGTTCGGGAGCTTTTTTACAATCAACCAGTACGGAGGAAACAAATGCAATCTAG TGAGAAAAGAGAACTACATCATGTGAAGAAGTGTGTCCTTCAAATTGCGCTTATTCATCCACAGATTTCACTCAGACTGCTTGATAATGACAG CGAAGATGAGCTGCTATACACAgaaatttcttcatcccctttgcCTCTTATATCAAAAACTTTTGGGGATGATATCTCCAGATGTCTCCATGAGATAACTGCCTCTGACCAGGTCTGGACTCTTTCAGGTCACATATCTGGGCCTGCAGATGTGTTTTGTACGAAG GATGCCCAATACTTGT ATATCAACTCAAGATTTGTGAATAGGAACCCAATTCATAATATGCTTAATAATCTGGCATCTAGTTTTCGATCTCCCATTACAAGGGGGTATGCAGAAATTGATGTTCAGAGCAGGAAGAGGCAGAAGGCTGATATCTACCCTGCTTTTATACTAAACTTTTACTGCCCTAGATCCACCTACGATCTACATTTTGAGCCTACAAAAACCATTGTGGAATTCAAG GATTGGCGAACTGTCTTGCTTTTCTTTGAGCAATCTGTCACAAACTACTGGAAGAAGCATCAACTGCAATCACCAAAAG TGAAATTGAATAAGGGCCTCCTGAAGGATCATAATGTGCAGAACGAAAAAGAGTATGCTCACTTCGAAAGCACTCAGCAGACGAATGCAGTCAAAGACACCAACAGTGATATGAGTtccacaagagcaacaagaaattcACACTGCTTTTCTTTTGTTATGGAGCCATCCATTCAGAATGTCTGTTTCTCTGGAAGGATCACTAATTCATGCCGCCCGGATGACAATGTTGCCAGTATTGATTACAAGTTAGGGTATAAGCAAATGCATTATCCTGAAAATGGCAGTTATAAGTGGTTAGACGATGGCCCTTCCCATTTAAATGATGATATCTCAAGTGTTAACCCAACTTGTTGGAAAAGGCAAAGGACTGAAGGTATATTCCATGAGTATGCATATTCTGGTAATCTTGTAATGCTGGAAGATGTGCCAACTGAAGGTTATTTTGCTCACGAACAAGAGACTGAGCTGATTGGTCCAGAAGTTGAAATACCAGAATCTTGCTTCAGGGCTCTCAATAAGCCAAATGGAATGACGCCCGATTTTGTGCAAAATAAAACCAACTTGAAGGCACAAACCTCAGGCTGGGATGGATTATATGACAAGTTTGAAAAGTTAAATGGGGATTGCTTACTCGATAATGGATTTTATCATGATGGTGGTAGCACTTCCAAGGGCACCTGTCGAGTTTTGAGAAAGTCCAGCACCAGTAAGAAGTTGGGGACTGCAGCTGGATGTGTTGAAGGGCTAGAGGCTGATGCTATTAACCAGATGAATTTCCCTGATATTCATGCTCTATGGAACAGTGACTTGATAGATAGGTCGTCCTTCAAGGatactttaaatcatttttctcaCCCATCCTTGTTGGCTGATACACCTTGCAGTCATCCAAGGACCTTGCACACCCTTAACAGGACATCAGATAAATGCTTTCGTTCTTGGAACTATGAAAACATTGACAGCAATGTTAGATTTAGCAATGATTCATCTATTATATTTGAAGGAACTAAAAATTTTGATAACTTTAACAATGAAATACAGTCGCTTAATTACTTCAATGATAAGTGTGGTTCAACCGACCAGCTTGGTTTTGAAGAAGACCTGACAACTTGGAAATCAAAATTTGACATGAGGTTGTCAGTCAATATTTCTCCTGAGACAGCAGGTGATAATGGTTGTCATTTGAATGTTCCTTCTTTGAATATTGCAAATGACAACCTGTTTACTCAAGATCTGTTGAATCAACACAACTCTGGACTAAATCAGAGACTCAGGACTTCGAAGTGTAGTAGATTTAGAAGTCATTCTGCTCCACCATTTTATAGAGGGAAACTGAAATTCTCTAGATTAAATGTGCCACTGAGCAAACCAAGCACAGATAGCGATAAAGATATCTGCGTCAATAACCCGGAAG ACAATGCACCTGGACCTGTGGATATCCCATGTATTAGTTCAACCCAGCCTATTCCTGAGACTGATAGCAGTGAATTTCCAGACCTAAATTTTAG TTCTGTGAAAATGTCTGAAGTTGCATGTTCTGATGAGATCGAGGACTCCACTGCTCAAATAACTAAATGGCAAGATGACCCTGTCCAGCATACA GCTTTGAACTTGCCACATGGTCCTTTTGGATGCTATGATGATATACTTAGCATTTCTTCTGGGGCCTTACATCTCTCTTGTAGCTCGCTAATTCCTGAATGTGTTGACAAGAACTGCTTTGAGGAGGCAAGGGTTTTGTTGCAGCTGGACAAGAAATTTATTCCCGTCATATCTGGGGAAACTATCCTCCTTGTCGATCAG CATGCAGCTGATGAAAGGATACGTTTAGAGGAGCTCCGTAGCAAG GTTTTATCAGAAGGACATGGAGTTAGTTACTTGGACTCTGAGGAGGAATTG TCTCTCCCTGAGACTGGGTTTCAACTGTTCCAGAAGTATGCTGAGCAGATTCAGAAATGGGGCTGGATCATCAGCGGCGGGAGCAATTCATCTGAATCATTCAAAAA GAACATGAACATTCTGAAGAGACAAGTCCGTCTTGTCACTCTTGTTGCT GTTCCATGTATTTTCGGTGTCAAATTGACTGGGAAAGATCTCATGGAGTTTATTTGGCAG CTTGACGAGACTGATGGATCGTCAGATATGCCCCCAGCAGTTCTCCGTATTCTGAACTTCAAAGCATGCAGAG GAGCGATCATGTTTGGCGACCCCTTGCTACCATCTGAGTGCTGTCTGATTATTGAAGAACTGAAAGCAACATCTCTATGCTTCCAG TGTGCTCATGGTCGCCCAACCACTGTCCCCATCTTGAACATCGCATCCCTCCACGATGAGCTGGCGAGGCTCCAAATGCTGAGTGGAAGGAAGGCAGAGACCTGGCACGGCTTGGGGCACCATGAGCCCAGCCTTGAGCGTGCTCACATGCGCCTCGAACGACTGAGAAAGCTACGCCGAGGCCTGTAG